The genome window aattttgctgcatcgGCAAAACACTCctgcgcaagcgtgagtgtctcagtggtcatttgggtaaggagacccttccgcacattatccttttgaggtatatgagtcatctcaggacagtaacagtttgctgtaagtttgccaacttcttgaagatagtaaggatgttctttgaagtagccataactctatcctaCATACTTgacgtatagaagaaccttgaagtgattaactacttcttgttatcccatccttggtgattagctacttctggctgtctcctcctcATCACcgtctgtaacatcagctcagtgactatttttacacagtaagaaggtcagtaattagctgTTTTCTCGCTCAATAGgaaacaatcattttagaaacaaagcagaggcctgtctttggtaacactctggcctctctccctccctcccgcggCGGCCGAGGGGCGGTGTCGGCGCTGGGGACCGGGCCCGTGGGACTGCGGCCTGTCCCGGGCCgtggggcgggccggggccgcctcccCCGGAGGCGTGAGGAGGGAGCGCCGGGCCGTCATCGCTGCGcgccggcgggcggaggcggggcgggcggcgatggcggcggcgggcggtgcggAGCGGTACTTTACGCGCTGGTACAAGCCAGGtaccgccgggccggggccggggccggggccggggccggggccggggccggggcggcagcggcgcgggCGGTCACTGGTGTTTGTGTGCCGTTGCAGACGTGAAGGGGCGGCCGTGCGAGGACTTCTGCGTGCTGCAGCACTCCAACAGGCGagtggcggggccggggagggggacttgggggagagggtggggagggCACCTCCGCCCTCTCCCGGGGACGGGTCCTGGCTCTTGGGAAGAGGACGCCCCCGGCAGCGAGGGGCTGAGCCCCGGTTGGTGGCTGCCGGGGCCCGGTGCCGTTCGGGGTGTTGGCCCCACAGGCCCCGCCCCATCAGAAAGCCCCGGAGTGGGACAGGTGGACAATGCCAGGCGATCCCGGATTCTTCTGGAGGGTGGGAGAGTGACAGCAAGCTCAGGCTCCCTCTGCCCTTCTTTAATTACTGCTTCTTGTTACTACTGTCCTTGTTACTACTCCGTAAGAAGAGTAGAGCTTGAACTCTTCTCCCCAGATCGCTCAAcaggttattttcatttttatttaaaaggccCCTTCAGTGTCATCAGAGCTGCCCTCGCGTCCCAGCATCCTCGCTTTACATCATCTTCAATGGCAGAAGAGCATCATTTCGCAAGGCCTTTCCCTAATGACATTTAGAAGAAGTTGTCTGTTTAATTTGGTTTCTAGGAAACCaagtttgggcccctcactacaagaaagacattgagattctggagtgagtccagaggagggcaatggagctggtgaggggtctggagaacaagtctcatgaggagcagctgagggagctggggttgttcagcctggagaaaagggggctgaggggagaccttatcgctctctacagctacctgaaaggaggttgtagtgaggtgggggtcagtctcttctcccaagtaacaggcaacaggacaagaggaaacagcctcaagttgtgccaggggaggcttagattgggtattaggaaaaatttttacactgaaagggttattaagcattggaacaggctgcgcagggaagtggtaccatccctggaggtatttaaaaggtagGCATAgtaagacgggtagacatagtgcttagagatatagtttagtgatggtttttgtcagagttaggttgatggttggactcgatgacctgaaaggtcccttccaacctaggcaactctgtgattctatgaaattaattgGCTTGATTTGAACAAGCATTTGCATTTCGCTTTTTCTATATACAACTTAATTGCTACAGACAGTGAATGCAAGATAGGAAATAAAATGTCATACATTGCTTCTACTTTGCTGTAGCTGGATATCCGGTCATTTGGATGGAATACATCAGCCCTGTACCCAGTTTGGAGCCTTAATTTCCAACTTTACCTTCCCCAGCTTCTGCCCCATGGCCTGTCCTGGCTGCAGGGTGGATTGGTGGCATCAGGGCTGTTTCTGAGGTGTTTAGTGCCTGAGGGAAAAACAGAACTTAACTTCCATCTGCACAGAAATGGGCTGTGCCAGTCTCCATGCATTGAGGGAAGCCAAGGGGAGGCCAGATGGAGACTTTGGCTGTTCCCAAGGGTTGCCTGCTCCTGTTAGGAATTCAGAGTGACAGGAAGGGTGTGCGTGGCGCAGGGCAGAACCatggcctcctgctgcctccagagctGTGGCTGTTTCATGCAGGTCACTTTCTCGTTCCTTGGAAACAGAAACACCAGTACCTGGGAGTTAACAGGAATGACAGCAAGGACGGACATCCTCGCATTTGCACTAAATACTAAATATGCAGTTATTAGTCTCAGTTGTCTAATATAAAAACCTTTCTATTAACAACAGTTTAAATCCTGTTGATatgggagaaggggggaaaggaaataaaaacagaaacactTGTTCAAATGTCTATAAAGATTATTCTGCTATTTTGACTTCTGAAATATCAGGGCCCTTGGCTTCTATGGCAGCTTTGCCAAATGCTTTGTAAagtattttaccattattatGTGTGGGGCTGTGGCTCAGTTGGATCTTTCCAAGCAGCATAAAATTCTCTGTGGATTTTTTCATTTTGCCATGTTCTCAGCTCTAATAGAGCTAACAGCTCAAGATTCGTCATCTCCCCTTGAGGAAGGAGGCTGGGGTCGCGTGGAGGGAACTTTGCTGGTCCCTTTGAGCTGCCAGGGAGCCTGAAAGCGCTCGCCCGGATCCAGCTCCCTCTTGCGGGAACTCGCAGAGACATGTGACAGTGCAGGGAGATGGATGCAGCATCCGCACGCAGGGAAAACGCCATTTCTGTGCCGTGGTTTTCTCTATAGTTCCTGTTCTGTTAAGTCTGGTCCTTGCTGTGGGTTTTAAACTCCTCGTGGACAGAACAGTTTCACCGCTGTTCATTTACTGGCACGTTCTGGGCTCTGCGTGCGTGTGCATTAAGCGTGGTTCTAACCTAGTCTCTACAGCTGGGCTTGGCTCAAGCTCTCCAGTTGCATGACAAAAAATAATCCTCCTTTAGGAGAAAGATAAAATGCAAGCAGCAGGTTAGCTAAAGCCCAGATGACCGAAGGATTCACCTGCTGTAACTATTGCCCACTAATGGCCTTTAGCTGTTCTGGGAAACATTGCCTTTTCCTACAAGCTGTGCTTTACTTGATTGCCTTGAGTGAGTATGGGCTTCAGCCGTCACTAGAGAAGTGAACCAAGTATGCTCACAGGGGCTACAACAACAGACAGAGGAGCTCTAGCATATTGAAAGACTGTGGTTCTGCCCAATTAAGAAGTGTACTGCTCTTGCTGAGCCGGTCTAGTACCTCAAAATAAAGCACCTTCTGCGGGGGCTGCTTTAGGTCAGAATGCAGTTCAGTTTGGTACAGCAGACGTACAGTAGGATGCCCTGAAACAACCGAGTCCGATTGATCCTGTATCTGACAATTTTGTAAGTGGGAAACTAAAATTTGTCTCTGATCTAGAGCCGACAATTATCCTCTGTTCTTCTTCGTTAGCTCAGGTACGTTGTGTTCTAGGTTACCGTACTCAAGGCCCAGGCTGTCACCCAGACCCGTCTGTcctcacctcctccctgggcctggCAGGTGCCCGTCCTGTGACTCACGCTGAACCGTCAGCCTAATGCTCCTGCTACACTAGAGGGAAGAAAACTCTGCTTACAGAATGAAAGCTCACAACGCTAAAAGTCTTGCAAGCATTTTAGACTAGGAGTCCCAAATGAAATAGTTGGCATCAGTTTTAAATCCTACCAGCACAGGGTAGAGGTGGCTGTGGAGCTTGCTTACAGCACGTAAGACCATGGCTTCTCACTAAAGCATAATAATTACATTTCTTGTTGCAGAATCTGTGTCATCACCTTGGCAGAAGCCCATCCTCTTCTTCAAAATGGGAAAACAATCACAAGCGTTAATTACCAAATCAGTGCCAGCTGTAGCAGGCTCCAGAATAAGGTCTCTGGGAAGTCAAAAAGGGTATGGCTTTTTGATTTGGTTAGTTTTCGTTTTCATCTTCCACAGTGCCCGAGACTTTCTGTCCTTTCTAGGATAGAAAACACACCAGGTTACCTTCGCATTTCATTTTAGAACAGCCTCTCCACAGTTAAAAGAATTTAGACTTCAGTGTGTTTCATGGTGGGTTTTCAAAGACGTGGTTTAACCTGATTACATTAAAGTCAACTGTGCtggttttctcctctctctgccgAGTTTAATCCGATCAAACTACAAGTCTGTTATTCTACAAGAAACTTAATTATGACTAAAATTTGTAAGCTCTTACAGCTTCTAATCTATTTGTGCACATAATTAGGTTGTCATATTCCCTTCTGTATGGAAGCACGGCTACATAACTTGCAAAGACTCTTACTGTCGCACTTCCTTGCTTTGTTCTGAAGCATACAAACTGGTGTTGCTGATGGTAATACTTTTTAAAGCCCTGTGTAATTAGaagtgcatatatatgtgtgtgcgcgcatttatttatttatttatttatttaaaatgcagggAGCTCAGTTTTTAACAGAACTTGCCCCTCTGTGCAGGATATCTTCATCAGATGGAGAGGAATACACCATTTATAGGTAaggtttttcccttttcctttgtctTACCTTGACATAGAATGCACTTTTACTGCAACTTAACACTTTTGCAGTTGTATACGAGGGCGTCTGATAGAAGTGAATGAAAACATTCTTAACAACCCAGCTATTCTGCAAGAAAAGGTAAgaaacttttttgctttttattttctaacttttaTTTCACTACTAACTTTAGTCTTGCGTTTTAGCCATCAACTGAAGGATACATCGCAGTGGTTCTACCCAAATTTGAAGAAAGCAAGAGCATAACTCAAGGACTTCTGACGCGGAAGGAGTACGAGGAAGTATTGTTGAAACGTCTTAATTCTTCTTCATGAAATTAATTATACAGGTATCATCTGTATTCGATACTAAATAAGCTACTACTTTTGCACATTGTAACTTTCATGGTATTGAAAGGCCTagtgtctgtttttaaaagtggAATTTAATCACTTGTTTCATACAAGAATAAACCAGTTCAGATAGTTTGTATATTAAAGTTTGCGTTCTCTTTTCCTCTCAATTCTAGCGCTACAAGTCTTAAAGAAGCACAGAATGATATACTGGAGAGTATTTATGTTCCAAATGCAGTTCCACTTCTGCTCAGTGCAAGcataaacatacagaaaaatcacATGATTTAGCTATCACTTAATTTAGCTAAACTAATACAATATGGAGTTTGACAAAGGTGAattgcaaataaaaatgcaacagaagcCTATGTCCAAAGAGCAGATAAACTTGAGAATATGTATTTCACACCAGGTTATATTTTCATAGGATCCTGAAGTCAAATAATGCCCTTTGTACAGAACTTTATCATAATCAGTAtctattttcttaaattttaaatgGTATAACGTAAAGTCTACATAATACTTCAGTGGTTCTACATGCAATTCAAATTCTGCCCAGTTAGGTTTTAATAAAAAGGAAGCAACAGCTGCCATCTACAAACacagacagtaaaagaaaaaggggTTGAGTCAAGAGTATTAATCACTTAGAAATACACTTTTGGAAATACGAATCATGGCAGCAAGACTAGAATTCAGTGGGGCAGCTAcacaaagagggtttttttccctagaacTACTTCATTGCAGGTATAACTCGTAGATAAGGTAACATTTCAGTGCTTTAGGCTACAGCCTTTCAGACTATATTCCTGATTCTGCTTTATCAAATACATAGACTGAAACAGGCCAGAGATGAGTTTACAGACTTCAACAGTAGTGTTACATATAGCATATGCAGCACAAGGTTCTTTATATAAAATGTCTATTAGCAGCATCTTTGGGTTGAAACATCCATTAAGACATTCATAAGCATTAATTACAAACCCGGTATCAATAGTGAGCGTAGGAAAGGCATTCAcattataaaaatacataatGATTAGACCTGTTGGTGGTGCAATTGCCAAGTAATGGGACATCTATTAGATGTGACAAAGGTCAACAGCTTTAATTCAAATTAACCTGGTTTGACTTTCCACAAATGAAAGCAATATTGAAAATTCAGCAAGTGTTATTTTCAAATGGGAGTTCCTGCATTTCTAAGTGCTATAATTACTTGCTCTCTACAAATGTCATGTTTGTTACGTGATTTTCTAAAGTCTTGATGCCAAATGTCTCAGCTCTCCTTTCTGGAGTATGTGCATTTGTACCAGTTTGTATTCTGTCTTCTCTCCACGGTGGAGCAGGTTTCAGACAGCCATTTCCTGCTTTattctgtatatatataaagaagatttattaaaaaacaaacaaaacaacaaaccaccaccccccccaccccccaaaaaaaacccctttaagaTACTGCAGATGAACCAAGTACTCACTTTCCTCAGTAATTTGCAGCAAAGTGGAAGAAGCTGGCATAACAGAGTCATCATGttccttgttttcagaatacatgCATCAACCTAACCAAGACAATTAGAGTAAGACCACTGATTACTTTTATTAGGCAATTGTTTAATGCATGAGATGGTAATCTATTTCATGCTTGAATAggtaatatttttccttcataaaTACCT of Rissa tridactyla isolate bRisTri1 chromosome 2, bRisTri1.patW.cur.20221130, whole genome shotgun sequence contains these proteins:
- the ABITRAM gene encoding protein Abitram isoform X2, whose amino-acid sequence is MAAAGGAERYFTRWYKPDVKGRPCEDFCVLQHSNRICVITLAEAHPLLQNGKTITSVNYQISASCSRLQNKVSGKSKRGAQFLTELAPLCRISSSDGEEYTIYSCIRGRLIEVNENILNNPAILQEKSCVLAIN
- the ABITRAM gene encoding protein Abitram isoform X1 encodes the protein MAAAGGAERYFTRWYKPDVKGRPCEDFCVLQHSNRICVITLAEAHPLLQNGKTITSVNYQISASCSRLQNKVSGKSKRGAQFLTELAPLCRISSSDGEEYTIYSCIRGRLIEVNENILNNPAILQEKPSTEGYIAVVLPKFEESKSITQGLLTRKEYEEVLLKRLNSSS